TCGATCGAAGGGCCTCTAGCTCAATTGGCAGAGCTGCGGACTTTTAATCCGTAGGTTGTGGGTTCGAGTCCCACGGGGCCCACTGTGACTAGGGTCTTCGCTTTCGTTGGGCTTGTGATGAGGAGATAAAACCCCATTAAACCCCCAGCTTTCAGAGGCTGACGGGCCTGGTGTGGCGGAAGATGCCATCGACTCCTACTAACGGATGCTGGCAAGGGCATCGGGCTGTCGGCGGCAACGTTCCCTCGACCTGCTCCGTGTTGATGATCAACCGGAACGCAATGGCACAGGTGTTGCGCTGGCCTACGCGCCTCCGCACGCCACGAAGGATCAAAGGCGATCACCCTTCGCTTTAAGTGTTGGCTAGCCCCAGTTACCAGTCCGGTCTCCTGCAGTTGGACTGGGAGGCTTTGGCGAGGTCGCCCATAATCCGTGTGGGTCGTGCTGCAGGAAGAACGGGCACGATGTGGACCTCCAGGGCCGGGAACGATGTGTAGCCCTGTCCCTGATCCGTAAACTGCGCTCGCCACGTCAGGTGGCCCTTCCGCTGAGTGACGAGAACGTCAGCGGGTCACCAGTCTGCTCTGCGCGAGTAGAGCGCATGCCCAGACGCAGATACAGGGCCGTGCGCCGGGCCACCCCGGGTGGATCGCAGCATGGGTGGTACCAGTCCACCCGGTCTTGCACGACACTGCGTGCATGGCTGTGATCCGCTCAGGACGAGGAGGTACGACCATGCAATCGCCCATTCGCCACCGGGAGGGAAACGATAACCACCGTCGTCGAACGGCCAGCCCGGCGGGACCGCGGTCGCGTCGCCTCTCCAGCGCCGCCGTGGCGGTGGCCGACATCGCGCTGGCGGCCCTGGGAGCCGCCCTCATCGTGTTCTTGGGTCGGTTCGGCGCCTGGGATTTGAGTGTCGCGATCCTCGTCCTGGTCGCCGCGGTCGCGGCCGCCGCCGCGCACCTGGTACAAGCCTTCCGGGGCGAGTCGAGCTTGGTGTGCTCGGCCAGCCGCTTCGTGCGGACCTGCGGCCGTACCTGCTGCAGTTGCTCAACTACGCGCTGCTCGCCGCGCTTATCCTGATCGCCGGGGCGTTGGGGACGTTCACCAACCTCCCGTTCTACGCCGGCATCCTCGGCCTCCCGCTGTCCGACTGGATATCCGGCCACCAGGCCACCGTCGCCGTGCAGCTGGCGGCTCTGGCTCTCGCCGGGCTGGCGCTCATACCCTCTCGCCGCGTGCGACCCGTCCGCAACCTCGCCGTCCTGTCCTTCAGTGTCTTCCTGGCCGTCTCCCTGGCACCCGCCTTCGCCCCGCCGAGGGCTGCGGTGGCCGTCGACCTGCCGCTGGAGGGTGAGTGGGCGATGGTGGCCGGCGATCGCAGCACCCTACCGAGCCACCACTACACCGATCCGTCCGGGCGCGATGCCCTCGACTTCGCCCGGTTGGTCAACGGCCAGGCCTTCGTGGGTGACCCCGAGCACCGCGCGTCCTGGCACGGCTACGGTCAGCCAGTGCTGGCACCGGCCGACGGCACCGTGGTGAGCGTCCGCGATGACCTCGCTGACGCACCTATCGGCCTGATCGGCCAGGGCGAGGGCAACATGATCGTCCTCGACATCGGCGGTGCGCGCTACGTCGTGTTCGCCCACCTCCAGCAGGGCAGCGCGCTGGTCAGCGCAGGCCAGTCCGTCACCCGCGGGCAGCGGATCGCCGCCGTCGGCCACAACGGGAACTCGATCTCGCCGCACCTGCACCTGCAGCTCCAGGACCGCCCCTCGCTCCCCAGCGACGATCCTGAGGTGTGCACCTTTCCCATCGTGTTCGAGCACACCACGCTCACCCGGGGCGGCCGGGAGTACACGCCGTCCACCGCCGACCTCCGGCGAGGTGACGTCATCCGCGCCAACCGCTGATCCCGAGCCTAAACGTGACAGCACCGACGCCTACCTTTGCTGGCGGCCAGGCTTGCCCGTGAAGGCGGCCGCTAGGTTGGCGGCATGGTGGAGCTCACCATGCCGGATCTCGCCGCGGCGATGCGGGCGGCTGTCCGCGGTCTGGTGGACCGCCTGGACACTGAGCAACGCCGTCAGCTGGTCTTCCCGTTCGACGGCGATTTGCATAAGCGGTGGACCTACCTGCCCGGTCAGCGACCCGGGCTCCGACTGGGCGAGCTGAGCGAGGATCAGCTGGAGCCGGCGCTGGGCCTGCTGCAGCTCCTCCATAGCGTGCGCGGCTGGTCCGACACGCAGCTGGTGATCCGGATCGAGGCTGTCCGGCGAGAGCTGTCGCTCCAGCAGCCCGGCCGGGCTGGCGTTGATCCGTACCGGGACCTGCCGTACTGGCTGGTGGTGCTGGGAGATCCGAGGAGCACCGATCCCTGGGCCTGGCGGATCAATGGCCACCACCTGCTGGCGCAGGCCACGGTGGTCGGGGATCAGGTCAACGGCGTACCGCACTTCTTCGGCGCGGAGCCGGCCACGGTGCTGGAGGGCCCGCACGCCGGCCTGCGCGCCCTGCCGCGGGAGGAGGACCTGGCGCGAGAGCTAATGCTCACACTGCAGCAGGACCAGCAGCAGATGGCGCGGATCGCGGTCAAGGCACCCGCGGACATCGCCTCCCGTTGGGACCCGGTGGCTGCGCTACCGGAGCAGCCGCGCGGCGTTTCGTACGCACGGCTGGACCGGTTGCAGCGTGAGCTGTTGGTGTCGCTGCTCCGGCAGTACC
This genomic window from Actinomycetota bacterium contains:
- a CDS encoding M23 family metallopeptidase, with protein sequence MLNYALLAALILIAGALGTFTNLPFYAGILGLPLSDWISGHQATVAVQLAALALAGLALIPSRRVRPVRNLAVLSFSVFLAVSLAPAFAPPRAAVAVDLPLEGEWAMVAGDRSTLPSHHYTDPSGRDALDFARLVNGQAFVGDPEHRASWHGYGQPVLAPADGTVVSVRDDLADAPIGLIGQGEGNMIVLDIGGARYVVFAHLQQGSALVSAGQSVTRGQRIAAVGHNGNSISPHLHLQLQDRPSLPSDDPEVCTFPIVFEHTTLTRGGREYTPSTADLRRGDVIRANR
- a CDS encoding DUF3500 domain-containing protein — encoded protein: MVELTMPDLAAAMRAAVRGLVDRLDTEQRRQLVFPFDGDLHKRWTYLPGQRPGLRLGELSEDQLEPALGLLQLLHSVRGWSDTQLVIRIEAVRRELSLQQPGRAGVDPYRDLPYWLVVLGDPRSTDPWAWRINGHHLLAQATVVGDQVNGVPHFFGAEPATVLEGPHAGLRALPREEDLARELMLTLQQDQQQMARIAVKAPADIASRWDPVAALPEQPRGVSYARLDRLQRELLVSLLRQYLDRAASAVANQAWTDITDAGLEQVCFGWAGPVKPGAGHYYTLSGPSLLIEYDNTQDGANHIHSVWRDLRRDFAGDLLAQHYAGVRR